In Anaerolineales bacterium, one DNA window encodes the following:
- the phnD gene encoding phosphate/phosphite/phosphonate ABC transporter substrate-binding protein, with protein MNKRLSFVLLAIFVSVAMILSACGAPATEAPAPTAVPPTAEPTEEPTPELGSPEQPIKVLFVPSVDVDFMIESGALIEQALNEATGLTFEVSVPTSYAATIEEMCASPDDTIGFIPAVPYVLANQLCGVQPGLAAERRGWNIYWTGFFVARDSEFQTLEDLAGAKWAYPDASSTSGYLYPASIFSDLGIEVGETVEAGGHPQSILAVYNGQADVATAFFSPPLLPEGRWAIGDSPEVPDDVLDSCAPNAEGELWCGDYRVLDARGSVTGDAPDIVQKVRLLTLSKEIPNDTMSFSPNFPDELKQVIIDALIEFIDLENPACADSLCNEKFYSWTAAGPIADENFDGVRILVAQQGITLENLGE; from the coding sequence ATGAACAAACGTTTGTCTTTCGTCCTGCTGGCGATCTTCGTTTCCGTTGCGATGATCCTCAGCGCCTGCGGCGCTCCTGCCACAGAAGCCCCCGCTCCCACTGCAGTTCCGCCCACCGCAGAGCCTACTGAAGAGCCAACTCCTGAACTTGGTTCACCTGAACAACCGATCAAGGTACTCTTCGTTCCATCCGTGGATGTAGACTTCATGATCGAGAGCGGCGCCCTGATTGAACAAGCATTGAATGAAGCCACCGGTCTGACCTTCGAGGTCAGCGTGCCCACCTCCTACGCCGCAACTATTGAGGAAATGTGCGCTTCGCCTGATGACACCATCGGGTTTATCCCGGCAGTCCCTTATGTGCTTGCCAATCAACTGTGTGGCGTTCAGCCCGGCTTAGCGGCCGAACGCCGCGGCTGGAATATCTACTGGACCGGCTTCTTCGTCGCCCGCGACAGCGAATTCCAGACCCTCGAGGATCTGGCTGGCGCCAAGTGGGCTTACCCGGATGCCAGCTCCACTTCAGGTTACCTGTACCCCGCATCCATCTTTTCTGATTTGGGCATCGAAGTTGGCGAAACAGTCGAGGCTGGCGGTCACCCACAGTCCATCCTGGCGGTATATAACGGACAGGCTGATGTCGCCACCGCCTTCTTCAGCCCTCCCTTGTTGCCGGAAGGCCGTTGGGCAATAGGTGATTCCCCAGAGGTTCCTGATGATGTGCTGGATTCCTGCGCCCCGAATGCAGAGGGTGAGTTGTGGTGCGGTGACTACCGTGTGCTGGATGCCCGCGGAAGCGTAACCGGTGATGCGCCTGACATCGTCCAGAAGGTCCGTCTCCTGACCCTCTCCAAGGAAATTCCCAACGATACCATGTCCTTCTCCCCGAATTTCCCTGACGAGTTGAAGCAGGTCATCATTGATGCTTTGATCGAATTTATCGATCTCGAAAACCCGGCCTGCGCCGACTCCCTTTGCAACGAGAAATTCTACAGCTGGACCGCAGCCGGACCAATCGCAGATGAGAACTTTGACGGCGTCCGCATTCTGGTTGCCCAACAAGGGATCACTCTCGAAAACCTTGGTGAGTAG